A single window of Granulicella mallensis MP5ACTX8 DNA harbors:
- a CDS encoding ArsR/SmtB family transcription factor, with protein sequence MSPRRSSPKPQAKAKIFAALGDETRLSLLVRLSDGQRQSIAQLTEGSKLTRQAVTKHLRILERVRIVHSTRAGRESLFEFNPKPLDELKRYLDLVSERWDQTLSRLKSFVEINEE encoded by the coding sequence ATGTCGCCCAGGCGCTCTAGTCCTAAGCCGCAAGCCAAGGCAAAAATCTTTGCCGCACTCGGCGACGAGACGAGACTGTCTCTGCTCGTCAGGCTCTCTGACGGGCAGAGACAGTCGATCGCTCAGCTCACCGAAGGTTCTAAGCTAACGCGTCAGGCCGTCACGAAACACCTGCGCATCCTGGAGCGCGTGCGCATCGTACACAGCACGCGAGCGGGCCGCGAAAGTCTCTTCGAATTCAACCCGAAGCCCCTCGACGAACTCAAACGATATCTGGATCTAGTCTCTGAACGATGGGACCAGACACTCTCCCGGCTTAAGTCCTTCGTCGAAATCAACGAGGAATAG
- a CDS encoding rhodanese-like domain-containing protein, protein MDLEITVDQLKQQLSSATPPLLLDVREQWEFNTASIAGSTLMPMNEVPSRAHQELDEEQHILVLCHHGARSLSVAAWLRQQGFDKAQSVAGGINAWSRSIDPTVPLY, encoded by the coding sequence ATGGATCTCGAAATCACCGTCGACCAACTCAAGCAACAACTCTCCTCAGCTACGCCACCTCTGCTCCTCGACGTGCGCGAACAATGGGAGTTCAACACCGCCAGCATCGCGGGCAGCACGCTGATGCCGATGAACGAAGTTCCCTCCCGCGCCCACCAGGAGCTCGACGAAGAGCAGCACATCCTCGTCCTCTGCCATCACGGAGCCCGTTCGCTCTCGGTCGCCGCTTGGCTGCGCCAGCAGGGCTTTGACAAGGCACAGTCGGTTGCAGGCGGCATCAACGCCTGGTCGCGCTCCATCGATCCCACCGTTCCTCTCTACTGA
- the secA gene encoding preprotein translocase subunit SecA, with product MINTVLAKVFGTSNERAVKRMLPVLAQINGFDESIKALSDAELQAKTLEFKARIAKAIEGLTDADEITAAEKAALDEIMPEAFAVVREAGRRVVGMRHFDVQMIGGMVLHSGKIAEMKTGEGKTLVATLPCYLNALAGHGVHVVTVNDYLAKRDAEWMGKIYGFLGLSVGVIVHDLDDRQRREAYASDITYGTNNEFGFDYLRDNMKFEISEQVQRGNYYCIVDEVDSILIDEARTPLIISGPTDKTTDKYAIANTIIPQIEAGELIESLETKIWSGDYVVDEKARAVTVTDEGWEKIEGLLGIGNIADPENWDMKHHIEVAIKAHALYRRDVEYVVKDGEVIIVDEFTGRLMPGRRWSDGLHQAVEAKEGVVIRKEDQTLATITFQNYFRLYKKLSGMTGTAETEASEFESIYKLEIVVIPTNRQMLRIENSDVVYRTAKEKYFAVADEIERLHAQKQPVLVGTTSIEKSELLSDILKRKGVRHVVLNAKFHEKEAEIVAQAGRLGMVTIATNMAGRGTDILLGGNSEFMARQDLVKRNLARAVSAAEGSIQPVAAPGFVRFYYQSQEFETSQQQWDDIIASHSAATKVEHDAVIEAGGLHILGTERHESRRVDNQLRGRAGRQGDPGSSRFFLSLEDDLMRIFAREWVGTLLQSLGMEEGVPIESRMISKRIESAQKAVESQNFESRKHVLEYDDVMNKQREAVYGLRRQLMEGTEQKQLITEDYVSTILSGILEEFAPEKAHPDQWNVEQIFSQIYDIFGAKLEGEIDPTQLSRHDFGDAIFDKLRERYDVKEKILGEPNMRYHERIVMLSVLDGLWKEHLLSMDQLKEGIGMRGYAQQDPLVAYKKESFEMFETMMLRFQEDTARHLFRMQILAPDGTPIETAEQLAALQSAQPAPPSLPPQQQRSISEEAGLPPSQPATPPPAVPTRPPSTTIDALEREFERKKQRDLDAARNVGGATTYTASPRRAGEKLGRNDECFCGSGKKYKKCHGANA from the coding sequence TTGATCAACACTGTACTCGCCAAAGTCTTTGGTACCAGCAACGAACGTGCCGTAAAACGCATGCTCCCGGTACTCGCGCAGATCAACGGTTTCGATGAGTCCATCAAGGCCCTATCGGACGCCGAGCTCCAGGCCAAGACCCTTGAATTCAAAGCCCGCATCGCCAAGGCCATCGAAGGCCTGACCGACGCCGACGAGATCACTGCCGCCGAAAAAGCCGCACTCGACGAGATCATGCCCGAAGCCTTCGCCGTCGTGCGCGAGGCCGGACGCCGCGTCGTCGGCATGCGTCACTTCGATGTCCAGATGATCGGCGGCATGGTGCTGCACTCCGGCAAGATCGCCGAGATGAAGACCGGCGAAGGCAAGACTCTCGTCGCGACGCTTCCCTGCTACCTGAACGCACTCGCCGGCCACGGCGTGCACGTCGTCACCGTCAACGACTATCTAGCCAAGCGCGATGCCGAGTGGATGGGCAAAATCTACGGCTTCCTCGGCCTCTCCGTCGGCGTCATCGTGCATGACCTCGACGATCGCCAGCGCCGCGAAGCCTACGCCTCGGACATCACCTACGGCACCAATAACGAGTTCGGCTTCGACTACCTGCGCGACAACATGAAGTTCGAGATCAGCGAGCAGGTCCAGCGCGGCAACTACTACTGCATCGTCGACGAAGTCGACTCCATCCTCATCGATGAAGCCCGTACCCCGCTCATCATCTCCGGCCCGACCGACAAGACCACCGACAAGTACGCCATCGCCAACACCATCATTCCCCAAATTGAAGCAGGCGAACTGATCGAGTCGCTCGAAACCAAGATCTGGTCCGGCGATTACGTGGTCGACGAAAAGGCACGCGCCGTCACCGTTACCGACGAAGGCTGGGAAAAGATCGAAGGTCTCCTCGGCATTGGCAACATCGCCGACCCCGAAAACTGGGACATGAAGCACCACATCGAGGTCGCCATCAAGGCGCACGCTCTCTACCGGCGCGACGTGGAGTACGTAGTAAAAGACGGCGAAGTCATCATCGTCGACGAGTTCACCGGCCGCCTGATGCCCGGCCGTCGCTGGTCCGATGGCCTGCATCAGGCCGTCGAAGCCAAGGAAGGCGTGGTCATCCGCAAGGAAGACCAGACGCTCGCCACCATCACCTTCCAGAACTACTTCCGCCTGTACAAGAAGCTCTCCGGCATGACCGGCACCGCCGAGACGGAAGCCTCCGAGTTCGAAAGCATCTACAAGCTTGAGATCGTCGTCATCCCGACGAACCGGCAGATGCTCCGCATCGAGAACTCGGACGTCGTCTACCGTACCGCGAAAGAAAAATACTTCGCCGTCGCCGACGAGATCGAGCGTCTGCATGCGCAGAAGCAGCCCGTTCTGGTCGGCACTACGAGCATTGAAAAATCCGAACTGCTCTCCGACATCCTGAAGCGCAAGGGCGTGCGCCACGTCGTGCTGAACGCCAAGTTTCACGAGAAGGAAGCCGAGATCGTCGCCCAGGCCGGACGGCTCGGCATGGTGACCATCGCCACCAACATGGCCGGCCGCGGCACGGACATCCTGCTCGGCGGCAACTCCGAGTTCATGGCCCGCCAGGACCTCGTGAAGCGCAATCTGGCCCGCGCCGTCTCAGCCGCCGAAGGCTCCATCCAACCCGTAGCGGCTCCCGGGTTTGTGCGCTTCTACTACCAGTCGCAGGAGTTCGAGACCTCGCAGCAGCAGTGGGACGACATCATCGCCTCGCACTCCGCCGCCACCAAGGTCGAGCACGATGCCGTCATCGAGGCGGGCGGCCTGCACATTCTGGGCACCGAGCGCCATGAGTCGCGGCGCGTCGACAACCAGCTCCGCGGCCGCGCCGGCCGTCAGGGCGACCCCGGCTCCTCGCGCTTCTTCCTCTCCCTCGAAGACGACCTCATGCGCATCTTCGCGCGCGAGTGGGTCGGCACACTGCTGCAATCGCTGGGCATGGAAGAAGGCGTCCCGATTGAAAGCCGCATGATCTCCAAGCGCATCGAATCCGCGCAGAAGGCGGTCGAATCGCAGAACTTCGAGTCACGTAAACACGTGCTCGAATACGACGACGTCATGAACAAGCAGCGCGAAGCCGTCTACGGCCTGCGCCGCCAGCTCATGGAAGGCACCGAGCAGAAGCAGCTCATCACCGAGGACTACGTCTCGACGATCCTCTCGGGCATCCTCGAGGAGTTTGCTCCTGAAAAGGCTCACCCGGACCAGTGGAACGTCGAGCAGATCTTCTCCCAGATCTACGACATCTTCGGCGCCAAACTCGAAGGCGAAATCGATCCGACCCAGCTCAGCCGTCACGACTTTGGCGACGCCATCTTCGACAAGCTGCGTGAGCGCTACGACGTGAAGGAGAAGATTCTCGGTGAGCCCAACATGCGCTATCACGAGCGCATCGTCATGCTCAGCGTGCTCGACGGCCTCTGGAAAGAACACCTGCTCTCGATGGACCAATTGAAGGAAGGCATCGGCATGCGCGGTTACGCGCAGCAGGACCCGCTGGTGGCCTACAAGAAGGAGTCTTTCGAGATGTTCGAGACGATGATGCTGCGCTTCCAGGAAGACACCGCGCGTCACCTCTTCCGCATGCAGATCCTCGCTCCCGACGGCACCCCGATCGAGACAGCCGAACAACTCGCCGCGCTGCAGTCGGCACAGCCTGCGCCTCCGTCTCTGCCGCCGCAGCAGCAACGCTCGATCTCCGAGGAGGCCGGCTTGCCGCCCTCACAGCCGGCAACTCCCCCGCCCGCCGTGCCGACCCGTCCGCCATCGACCACCATCGACGCGCTGGAGCGTGAGTTTGAACGTAAGAAGCAGCGCGACCTCGACGCCGCCCGCAACGTAGGTGGAGCAACCACCTACACAGCTTCTCCCCGTCGCGCAGGAGAGAAGCTCGGTCGCAACGACGAGTGCTTCTGCGGCTCCGGCAAGAAGTACAAGAAGTGCCACGGCGCCAACGCGTAA
- a CDS encoding bifunctional 4-hydroxy-2-oxoglutarate aldolase/2-dehydro-3-deoxy-phosphogluconate aldolase, with product MSLSKSEVLQEIRRIGLLPVLRAESEDQALALAEAIAAGGVTVLEVTMTVPGAVRVMARLTKERPDILIGAGTVLDPETARICMLEGAQFVVSPALNVKTVEICQRYSVAVLPGALTPTEVVTAWQCGADIIKVFPANALGGAKYLKSLKAPLPQIELIPTGGVSLATAHEFLEAGAFALGVGADLVDTKAIAAGQPETITENARKYLEIVKRFHHRASAA from the coding sequence ATGAGCTTGAGCAAGAGTGAAGTGTTGCAGGAGATACGCAGGATCGGGCTGCTTCCCGTATTGCGTGCGGAGAGTGAAGATCAGGCGCTGGCGTTGGCGGAGGCCATTGCGGCGGGCGGCGTCACCGTGCTCGAAGTGACGATGACCGTGCCCGGTGCGGTGCGGGTGATGGCAAGGCTCACGAAGGAGCGCCCTGACATCCTCATCGGCGCGGGGACCGTGCTTGATCCTGAGACCGCGCGTATCTGCATGCTCGAAGGCGCACAGTTTGTCGTAAGCCCTGCGCTCAACGTGAAGACGGTGGAGATCTGCCAGCGCTACTCTGTCGCGGTGCTGCCGGGAGCTCTCACGCCGACCGAGGTGGTGACGGCCTGGCAGTGCGGCGCGGATATCATCAAGGTCTTTCCGGCGAATGCGCTGGGTGGAGCGAAGTATCTGAAGAGCCTGAAGGCTCCGCTGCCGCAGATTGAGCTGATTCCAACGGGTGGCGTCTCGCTGGCGACGGCGCATGAGTTTCTCGAGGCTGGTGCGTTTGCGCTTGGTGTTGGAGCGGACCTCGTGGACACGAAAGCCATTGCCGCCGGGCAGCCGGAGACGATCACGGAGAATGCACGGAAGTATCTTGAGATTGTGAAGCGTTTTCATCACCGTGCTTCAGCGGCCTGA
- a CDS encoding rhamnogalacturonan acetylesterase — MNRALALRRLVLPAVLALGFGSLAPAQQSVPATPDAPPQTNLPTDTPLNLKLPTVFIVGDSTARNGANLGWGDHFAPLFDTSRVNVANRAVAGRSSRTYINEGRWTKVLSEMKPGDFLLLQMGHNDGGDLGGAKPRGTLKGIGDETKDVPQTTGPLAGQLETVHTYGWYMRKMIDEAKAKGVQPMILTLTIRNIWTNGHIERDMGYTAFIHQIADQEHIPVIDMATLEADRLEALGQEKTALLFPIDHTHTSPEGAEKNAQSVADALRASHVPLAGYLKP; from the coding sequence ATGAATCGAGCCCTTGCTCTCCGCCGCCTGGTACTTCCTGCCGTGCTTGCCCTTGGCTTTGGATCGCTGGCCCCGGCGCAGCAAAGCGTGCCCGCTACCCCCGACGCTCCCCCGCAAACCAATCTCCCCACCGACACTCCGCTCAACCTGAAGCTGCCGACCGTCTTCATCGTCGGAGATTCTACCGCCCGCAACGGAGCCAACCTCGGCTGGGGCGACCACTTCGCACCTCTCTTCGACACCTCCCGCGTCAACGTCGCGAACCGAGCCGTGGCCGGCCGCTCCTCCCGCACGTACATCAATGAAGGCCGCTGGACCAAAGTTCTCAGTGAGATGAAACCCGGCGACTTCCTCCTCCTGCAGATGGGCCACAACGATGGCGGCGACCTCGGCGGAGCCAAACCGCGCGGCACCCTGAAGGGCATCGGCGACGAAACCAAGGACGTCCCCCAAACCACCGGCCCACTCGCCGGCCAGCTCGAGACCGTCCATACCTATGGCTGGTACATGCGCAAGATGATCGACGAAGCCAAAGCCAAGGGCGTCCAGCCCATGATTCTTACCCTCACCATCCGTAATATCTGGACTAACGGCCACATCGAGCGGGACATGGGCTATACCGCCTTCATTCACCAGATCGCCGACCAGGAGCACATCCCCGTCATCGACATGGCCACCCTCGAAGCCGACCGCCTGGAGGCCCTGGGCCAGGAAAAGACCGCTCTACTCTTTCCCATCGACCACACCCACACCAGCCCTGAGGGAGCTGAAAAGAACGCCCAGTCCGTAGCCGATGCCCTCCGTGCAAGCCATGTCCCCCTCGCCGGCTATCTCAAGCCGTAG
- a CDS encoding SRPBCC family protein yields the protein MDNRIEKHIELKAPVSRVWRALTDYRQFGEWFRVNLEGPFVPGETARGYITWPGYEHLFMEVIVQKLEPEHLFSFTWHPYAIDPKVDYSKETPTLVEFKLAKTATGTELTVTESGFEHIPRERFADAFRMNDSGWTQQLKNIETYVAQAL from the coding sequence ATGGACAATCGTATCGAAAAGCATATCGAACTGAAGGCTCCGGTCTCACGCGTCTGGCGAGCCCTCACAGACTACCGCCAGTTCGGAGAATGGTTCCGCGTCAATCTCGAAGGCCCCTTCGTTCCCGGCGAAACAGCTCGCGGCTACATCACCTGGCCCGGCTACGAGCACCTCTTCATGGAGGTCATCGTGCAAAAGCTAGAGCCAGAGCACCTCTTCTCCTTTACCTGGCACCCCTATGCCATCGATCCCAAGGTGGACTACTCCAAGGAAACACCCACCCTCGTCGAGTTCAAGCTCGCGAAGACCGCGACTGGCACAGAACTCACCGTTACAGAGTCTGGCTTCGAGCACATTCCCCGCGAACGCTTCGCAGACGCCTTCCGAATGAACGACTCCGGCTGGACCCAGCAACTCAAGAACATCGAGACCTATGTCGCCCAGGCGCTCTAG